The Silvibacterium dinghuense DNA window ACCGGCAGTGCTTTTTCGCTGATGGAGCGCAACTTCGCCTCACCGGACGAACGTCTGAAGTCTCTGGTGGAACGCGAGAAGAAGATGCCCGCTGTCTTTATCGAAGCGAAGAAGAATCTGACCAACCCGCCGAAGATCTATACCGAGATCGCGCTCGAGCAGCTGCCCGGCCTCATCGACTTCTTCCAGCATGATGTACCGGAAGCATTCAAGGACGCGAAGGACCAGGCCACGATCGACGAGTTCCACAAGACAAATGCCGCCGTGATCGCGGCACTCGGCGAGTACGAGCAGTGGGTGAAGACCGACCTGCTGCCACGCTCGAACGGCGACTTCCGCATCGGCGCCAACGCCTTTGAAAAGAAGCTCGAGTATGACGAGATGGTGGACACACCGCTGCCGAAGCTGCTGGATATTGCTTACGCCGATCTGCACAAGAACCAGGCGAAGTTCCAGGAGATCGCCAAGGAAGTCGATCCCAACAAGACGCCGCGCGAGGTGCTGGCCGAGCTGGCGACGATCCACCCTGCGCCGGACAAGCTGCTGCAGGCGTTCCATGACCGCTTCGACAGCGAAGTAGGCTTCATCCGCTCGCACCACATCATCACCATCCCCAGCGACGTGCAGCCGACGCTCGAAGAAACACCGCCTTTTATGCGCGCGACCACGCAGGCTTCGATGGACTCGCCCGGCCCCTTCGAGAAACACTCGACGACGGCATACTTCAATGTGACTCTGCCTGAAAAAGACTGGACGCCGGAACACACGGCTGACTACATGGCAGCCTTCAATGTAGGCACGATTGTCAGCACCTCGGTGCATGAGGCATTCCCGGGCCACTATGTGCAGTTCCTGTGGGTGAACCACGGCAGCCTGAGCGAAGTGCGCAAGCTCGTGACCTCGAACACCAATGTCGAGGGCTGGGCACACTACTGCGAGCAGATGATGCTGGACGAAGGCTATGGCCAGCCCGGCGCAGGCGCGACCGATGCGCGCGAGGCGAAGCTCATCCGCCTGGGTCAGCTGCAGGATGCACTGCTGCGCGATGCCCGCTTCATCGTCGGCATCAAGATGCACACCGGACAGATGACGCAGGAGCAGGCGATTGATTTCTTTGTGAAGGAAGGCTATCAGTCGCGCTCGATCGGTGATGTAGAGACCAAGCGCGGCACCTCCGATCCAACCTATCTCTACTACACGCTGGGCAAGCTGCAGATCATGAAGTTGCGTGCAGATATGCAGAAGAAGGAAGGCGCGGCCTTCTCACTGCAGAAATTTCATGACGATTTCATGAAGCAGGGCGGAGCGCCGATCAAGATCGTACGCCGCGCCATGCTGGGTGACGACTCGCCAACGCTGTAGCGCCTAACATGATTGCAGATGCAAAAGCCGCACCCGTTATAAGGTGCGGCTTTTGCATCTGCACTGTGTGCTGCATCTTCCAGTAAAAATCATGTAACCGTTTGCCTTGCAAATTCCACAGGCAATCCTTCGCAACACGCATGCATCTTAACCTGATGACTTAGAAACTTCTCTATGCCCGAAGAACATCCTCTGTCACACTGAGAAGACGGTGGTTTGTACTCTTCCGATTCATTTCAGCAAGCAAGGACCCCCCAATGAAGCAAAAAGTACGCAAAGCAGTCTTTCCCGCGGCGGGTTTCGGAACCCGCTTTCTGCCCGCCACCAAGGCCATTCCCAAGGAGATGCTGCCTGTCGTCGACAAGCCCATCATCCAGTATGGAGTGGAAGAGGCGATCGCAGCCGGCTGCGAAGAGATCATCATCATTACCGCCCGCGGCAAGACTTCCATTGAGGATCATTTCGACACCAGCTACGAGCTCGAGGCCACGCTCGAAAAGAAGAACAAGGCCGCGCTGCTCGAGATTGCACGCAGCGTGTCCAACCTGGCGAACATCAGCTACGTGCGCCAGAAGGAAGCCAAGGGCCTGGGCCACGCCGTGCTGATGGCCAAGGAACTGGTTGGCAACGAGCCCTTCGCCGTGCTGCTGCCCGATGATGTGATGGACGGCAAGGTTCCCTGCCTGAAGCAGATGATCGATGTCTTCGACGAGGTACAGGGCTCGATCCTGGCGACGATGGAGGTCGATGGCCCGGCGATTTCGGCCTACGGCGTGATGGATGGCGCTGTCTCTGCTTCGAATCCGCGGCTCATCGAGGCCAAGGGAATGGTCGAGAAGCCGAAGTTCGAAGATGCTCCCTCAAAGAATGCGATCGTCGGCCGTTACGTATTGACGCCGGCCATCTTCGAACTGCTCGAAAACATCAAGCCAGGCGCAGGCGGCGAACTGCAGCTGACTGACGGCATCCTGGGCCTGCTCAAAACAGAGAAGGTCTACGGTTACAATTTCGAGGGCGTGCGCCACGATGCCGGCGACAAGCTCGGCATGCTGAAGGCTACGGTCGATTTCGCGCTCAAGCGCGACGACCTCGGACCGGCCTTCCGTGAGTACCTCAAGTCGCTCTCGCTGTAATTGATTTGGAACGCTAATAAATAAGCCCGGCACTCTTTGGAGTGCCGGGCCTTTTCTCTAAAGCAGTCAGGTGTCAGCCACAAAGACGGCCAGTTTTTCCGTGCAAAGACCAAGCTTCGTACCTTCCCACCCTGGTTCTTCTTTGTTTAAAGAAAGAACATAACTCCATTCGCGACCAACGGGAGCGGGTGCCGAAGGCGAAAGGCCCGAGTGGCTAACTCTTCCACTTGATGTTGCAGCCCAGGCTCGGCTTCTGATCGGAGCCGATGGCCTTGCCCGCAAGCAGCGCGTCCATGGCAGCGCGGAGATCGGAACCGGTCACCGGCACTTCGTTGCCGGGGCGGCTGCCGTCGAACTGGCCACGATAGACGAGCGCAAGCTTCGAATTGAAGAGGAAGAAGTCGGGCGTGCAGGTGGCATCGAAGGACCTCGCCACATCCTGCGTCTCGTCGTAGAGATAGGTATAGGCGCTACCCAGCTCCTTCGCCTGCTCGGCAAGGCTCTCTGGCGCGTCATCCGGATACTTCTCCGCATCGTTGCTGCTGATGGCGACGATCGAAATGCCCTGGCCGTCATAGTCCTTGCCGAACTGCGCGAGGCCGGTCTGCAGATGCTTCACGAACGGACAGTGCCGGCAGATGAACATGACCAGCGTACCCTTGGTGCCAGTCACATCGAGGTTGCTCACCTCGGCGCCAGTAGCCACATCGCGCAGGGTGAAGTTGGGCATCGAGGTTCCAAGCTCGACCATGGCAGATTCTGTGCGGGCCATAACGGTTCTCCTCTGAGGGTGAAATGCGGTTTAGAACAGCGGCGTCTGCTGCTTGCGCGGCAGCGGCAGACCGAAATGCTCGTAGGCGAGGCGGGTGACGACGCGACCGCGCGGCGTGCGATCGAGAAATCCATGCTGAATCAGGAACGGCTCATAGACCTCCTCGAGCGCGTCCTGCTCTTCTGCGAGCACCGCAGCGAGCGTGTTGAGGCCGACCGGTCCGCCATCATACTTCTCGATGATGGTCATCAGCAGGCGGCGATCGAGCTCGTCGAAGCCGTGCGCGTCGACCTCGAGCATCTTCAGTGCATACTCCGCGATCTCGCGGTCGATGACGCCCTTGCCGCGCACCTGCGCGTAATCGCGCACGCGGCGCAGCAGGCGATTGGCGATACGCGGTGTGCCGCGCGAGCGCATGGCGATCTCTGCCGCACCGTCCTGATCGATGGGTACACCCAGGACTTCCGCCGAGCGCTCGACGACGTAACGCAGCTCGTCGTCGGAATAGAACTCAAGCCGCAGCAGGATGCCAAAGCGCGAGCGCAGCGGCGAGGACAACAGGCCAGGACGCGTCGTCGCCGCGACGAAGGTGAAGGGCTTGATGTCCATCACGTGGGTGCGTGCCGCGGGCCCCTGGCCGATGATGATGTCGAGCTTGTAGTCCTCGAGCGCGGTATAGAGCTTTTCCTCAAGCACCGGCTGTAGACGATGAATTTCGTCGAGAAAGAGCACCTGGCGATCGCGCAGGTTGGTGAGAATGGCGGTGAGATCGCCCTGAATCTGCAAGGCCGGGCCGGAGGTCTGTTGGAAACCGACATTCAGCTCGTTGGCGATGATCGTCGCAAGCGTAGTCTTGCCCAGGCCCGGAGGCCCGAAGAGCAGCACGTGATCGAGCGCTTCGCCGCGCGACTTCGCCGCTTCGAGCGCGATGGCAAGCTGCTCTTTCGCCTTGGTCTGCCCGATGAACTCCGAAAGCAGCTTGGGCCGCAGCTTCAGCTCGAAGGAGTTTTCGTCGTCGGCACGCGTGGCTGAGATGAGCCGCTCTGGATTTTCTTTTGGAGCCATTCTTTCGCAGTCTATTCGCTACCGGGCGGCGAGGGCAACGCGCGGCTCGTACTCCGGCACACATCCCTTTTCGCGCGAAGACGCAAAGATGCGCAAAGCGCGCGAGGGAATGCTGATTAGGGTTTGTGCTTCCCGCCCAAGCAGAGCTTGGACGGGGCACCCGGTTTCGTTTCCGATGAAACAGCTATTGGCGTTCGTGCGCCTCGACGGTTTCCGGCGCCACGTTCCAGCCACGCACCTTGAGGGTGAGCGGCTTTGCTGCGTCCTTCGCCGGAATTTCGAGGGTGACGGTTTCCGACTCGCCGGGGAGCAGTGAGACATAGTTGTCGCTGTAGAAAGCCGGAAGCACTTCGTTCTCCGACTTTCCTTCGAAGGCTCCGAGCTTGGTATTGAGCGCAGGCACCGTCGCTTCATTCTTCAGAACAATCGAATAGCGCTGCATGCCTTCACCCGCGCCTTGTACCGCATGGGCAGACACAGCTACGTGCGCCTGCGGCATTGCGTTCATGGCGCGGTAGCCTGCGTCGTCCGCCGCGCGCCAGTAGAGGTTGCGCGAGCGCAATGTGCCATCTGCTCCGCTTAGCGCCAGGTGCACGATAACCGTCGTGTCGCCTTCGAGCTTCGCGAGGTCGAGCGGGAAGGCGTTCGTCACATTGTCGGTTGCAGCGTCGAGCATCTGGTCCTTGTGCAGCAGCAGCTTGCCGTCAAGCGAGTAGACATCGGCCTCTGCCTTGAGCTGCTTCGCCTCTTCGCGCGTAGTGTTGATGACCTGCACGAGGTTCGCGGCGAGGTCGAGCTGGATATGCAACGGTTCGCAAGCCTTCTGCGTGCCGTAGTAGGACGCATGCGTGTCGTAATCCGAGCTGAGAATGCCCCACAGCATGCTCGGCCATGAGGGCTGCGTCATCCATAGCAGGCGGCCACCGTTGGGCGCCCACAGGTGCGCGTTGAAACCCTCGAAAATGGCGCGGTAGTCGACGTAGTTCATCATCTGCGCCTGCTGCTCGTATTGCTCGAGGCTGGTGGCCATACCGAACATCGCCTCCATGTGCTGGTCGAACGCGCCGTACGGATGCCAGTTGTGATACGCCCAGTCATCGGTGATGGGCCACTGGTCCTGCTTCGGAATCCAGCGGCTGAACCACTCGAGCGTCGGCAGCGAAGGCGTGCCCACTTCGACAGCAAAGCCGGGATCGAGCTTGTTGTAGTAATCTGCCGGATTCTCATAGGAATACGGTCCGCTCGGCTCGAGATTCACCTGGTTTGACGAAGGCGAATAATAACGTGTGCCGTCGAGCTGATGCGTGAGCGCGATGAGCCCGCGATTGATGATGGGCTGCGGCACACCTTCATTGCGGCCGCACCACATCACGATCGAAGGATGGTTGCGGTAACGCAGGATGGTGTCGCGCGCGTTGGCGAGGAAGAGCTGCGGGTCCTCAGCCTCGGCGTTCGAGTCCGTCGTCACTTCCCAGAAGTCGTTCCATACCAGCATGCCGTATTCGTCGGCAAGATCGTAGAAAACTTCCTCGGTGTTCTGGCCCTGCCAGTTGCGGATCACGTCGAGGTTTGCCTCGCGGTCGTAGCGAAAGAATGGTTCAAGATGTTCACGCGAGACGCGCTTGCGTGAGTCATCGAGGCCCCAGCTGCCGCCGCGTACCGCGATGCGCACACCATTCACGCGGATGATGAGATCGGGCGTAGCACGCGTATCGGCAACAGGCTCGAATACCGGCGAGTTGTCCTGTCCTTGCGCAATCGAGGAGGCCCATCCCTGCGCGACCTGGCGCATGCCTTCGTGGGTCACGTCTACCTGTGGTGCAGCAGCCTCGCGGCCCAGCGTCGGATCATAGTTCACGCGCTTGAGTTCGCCCTCATTGTTGAGCAGGCTCAGCTCATAGCTGATCTCGCGCACGCCGAAGTGGAGCTTCTTCTCGCTCGGTGCATCCCCATTCGGCGCAAAGGTCAATGTCAGGTGATAAAGCTCGGGCTTGCCGTAGCCGTTTGGCCACCACAGCCGCGGATGATCGAGATGCAGCTCATGGAATGCCGCAGGCGCGAGCTTCACGACGACGCCCTCCGGGGGAACACTGACCTGTTCATGAATCTCGACGCCCTCGAAGCTCGCCGTCAGCGTGCCCTCTACTGTATGTTCGGCAACATTGCGCAGCGGCACGTTGATCAGCACGTCGGCCTGCGAAATATCCGGCAGCGGCAGATGCGTGACGACCTGCGGATCGCCAATCTCGACGGCACCGCTCGCGACCAGGCGTACAGGCTGCCATAGCCCGGTGTTGCGGTCGTGCATCGGAGGGTTCCAGTCCCAGCCTTCCGATGACATGAAGGTTGGGCCATCGAGCTCCATTGCGCCGCCGTTCAGTCCTGAACCCAATGCGATCGACTGCACATTCGGAATGCCGGGATGAGGTACCGGCGAGACGCGAATGGCCACGGCATTTTTGCCATCCGCGCGCAGCAGCCTCGTCACATCGAAGATACCGCGCATAAACGCGCCGTCGATCTCACCCAGCCGCTGGCCATTGCACCACACCTCGGCGCG harbors:
- a CDS encoding DUF885 domain-containing protein, translated to MNRRIAPLVLIGGLMTATSLHAQSTADQFRSLASQYFIDVTFHFSPTGGTSAGLHQYDSLLEDYSRAGVDEEVAALHTWEKKFDAVDASKLDESTQGDLAMVKNNIRGTLLELEVIKPWQKNPDTYSSGITGSAFSLMERNFASPDERLKSLVEREKKMPAVFIEAKKNLTNPPKIYTEIALEQLPGLIDFFQHDVPEAFKDAKDQATIDEFHKTNAAVIAALGEYEQWVKTDLLPRSNGDFRIGANAFEKKLEYDEMVDTPLPKLLDIAYADLHKNQAKFQEIAKEVDPNKTPREVLAELATIHPAPDKLLQAFHDRFDSEVGFIRSHHIITIPSDVQPTLEETPPFMRATTQASMDSPGPFEKHSTTAYFNVTLPEKDWTPEHTADYMAAFNVGTIVSTSVHEAFPGHYVQFLWVNHGSLSEVRKLVTSNTNVEGWAHYCEQMMLDEGYGQPGAGATDAREAKLIRLGQLQDALLRDARFIVGIKMHTGQMTQEQAIDFFVKEGYQSRSIGDVETKRGTSDPTYLYYTLGKLQIMKLRADMQKKEGAAFSLQKFHDDFMKQGGAPIKIVRRAMLGDDSPTL
- the galU gene encoding UTP--glucose-1-phosphate uridylyltransferase GalU, with the translated sequence MKQKVRKAVFPAAGFGTRFLPATKAIPKEMLPVVDKPIIQYGVEEAIAAGCEEIIIITARGKTSIEDHFDTSYELEATLEKKNKAALLEIARSVSNLANISYVRQKEAKGLGHAVLMAKELVGNEPFAVLLPDDVMDGKVPCLKQMIDVFDEVQGSILATMEVDGPAISAYGVMDGAVSASNPRLIEAKGMVEKPKFEDAPSKNAIVGRYVLTPAIFELLENIKPGAGGELQLTDGILGLLKTEKVYGYNFEGVRHDAGDKLGMLKATVDFALKRDDLGPAFREYLKSLSL
- a CDS encoding thioredoxin family protein yields the protein MARTESAMVELGTSMPNFTLRDVATGAEVSNLDVTGTKGTLVMFICRHCPFVKHLQTGLAQFGKDYDGQGISIVAISSNDAEKYPDDAPESLAEQAKELGSAYTYLYDETQDVARSFDATCTPDFFLFNSKLALVYRGQFDGSRPGNEVPVTGSDLRAAMDALLAGKAIGSDQKPSLGCNIKWKS
- the ruvB gene encoding Holliday junction branch migration DNA helicase RuvB — translated: MAPKENPERLISATRADDENSFELKLRPKLLSEFIGQTKAKEQLAIALEAAKSRGEALDHVLLFGPPGLGKTTLATIIANELNVGFQQTSGPALQIQGDLTAILTNLRDRQVLFLDEIHRLQPVLEEKLYTALEDYKLDIIIGQGPAARTHVMDIKPFTFVAATTRPGLLSSPLRSRFGILLRLEFYSDDELRYVVERSAEVLGVPIDQDGAAEIAMRSRGTPRIANRLLRRVRDYAQVRGKGVIDREIAEYALKMLEVDAHGFDELDRRLLMTIIEKYDGGPVGLNTLAAVLAEEQDALEEVYEPFLIQHGFLDRTPRGRVVTRLAYEHFGLPLPRKQQTPLF
- a CDS encoding glycosyl hydrolase 2 galactose-binding domain-containing protein, which produces MSACRDFARLCAAVLLSAATVLPNTLYAQAGQPHPQAPPSQPLEVPVLRQHQPFLPYEHYGPYNAHLLTGGRGLEKPLPERDPILNARAPWTLSAWVKLDAVAPKTILIAGAGDPAAEDSRYFALIDGKPALRLGSGHALVAAKNIDNGWHLFAATYDGTTAHFYVDTVEAASGSIVSGSIDPQLILGPVTPPAECDTLPCPHFGGYIADFTLARGAKTSSEIASLGKDRPDADLIVFEEGSKPWPIQSVQYIGNRAPQDPSTMPQQNVPFSKPKAAPLPLSTTTLVATDAGGWILNGGWKLVEAPNLTATPEAISAPGFDAASWMPATVPGTVLSTMIDRGRYPDPDYGLDNLDIPEKLNRQDYWYRAEFVTPKTVPGSHLRLVFEGINYRAEVWCNGQRLGEIDGAFMRGIFDVTRLLRADGKNAVAIRVSPVPHPGIPNVQSIALGSGLNGGAMELDGPTFMSSEGWDWNPPMHDRNTGLWQPVRLVASGAVEIGDPQVVTHLPLPDISQADVLINVPLRNVAEHTVEGTLTASFEGVEIHEQVSVPPEGVVVKLAPAAFHELHLDHPRLWWPNGYGKPELYHLTLTFAPNGDAPSEKKLHFGVREISYELSLLNNEGELKRVNYDPTLGREAAAPQVDVTHEGMRQVAQGWASSIAQGQDNSPVFEPVADTRATPDLIIRVNGVRIAVRGGSWGLDDSRKRVSREHLEPFFRYDREANLDVIRNWQGQNTEEVFYDLADEYGMLVWNDFWEVTTDSNAEAEDPQLFLANARDTILRYRNHPSIVMWCGRNEGVPQPIINRGLIALTHQLDGTRYYSPSSNQVNLEPSGPYSYENPADYYNKLDPGFAVEVGTPSLPTLEWFSRWIPKQDQWPITDDWAYHNWHPYGAFDQHMEAMFGMATSLEQYEQQAQMMNYVDYRAIFEGFNAHLWAPNGGRLLWMTQPSWPSMLWGILSSDYDTHASYYGTQKACEPLHIQLDLAANLVQVINTTREEAKQLKAEADVYSLDGKLLLHKDQMLDAATDNVTNAFPLDLAKLEGDTTVIVHLALSGADGTLRSRNLYWRAADDAGYRAMNAMPQAHVAVSAHAVQGAGEGMQRYSIVLKNEATVPALNTKLGAFEGKSENEVLPAFYSDNYVSLLPGESETVTLEIPAKDAAKPLTLKVRGWNVAPETVEAHERQ